From Saccharomyces kudriavzevii IFO 1802 strain IFO1802 genome assembly, chromosome: 13, a single genomic window includes:
- the CLN1 gene encoding cyclin CLN1 (similar to Saccharomyces cerevisiae CLN1 (YMR199W) and CLN2 (YPL256C); ancestral locus Anc_6.293) → MNHSEVKAGLIVTAKQTYYPIELSNAELLTHYETIQEYHQEISQNVLVQSSKTKPDIKLIDQQPEMNPHQTRDAIVTFLYQLSVMTRVSNGIFFHAVRFYDRYCSKRVVLKDQAKLVVGTCLWLAAKTWGGCNHIINNVSIPTGGRFYGPNPRARIPRLSELVHYCGGSDLFDESMFIQMERHILDTLNWDVYEPMINDYILNVDENCLIQYELYKNQLQNNSCNNKEWSNKRKSQSSDDSDATVEEHISSSPRNTGLDGDTTAMDEDEELNSKIKLINLKRFLIDLCSWQYDLLKYELYEICNGAFFIINKFTNQDQGPFLSMPIGNDIDSNTQTQIFSILINGIINSPSSLVEVYKEQYGIVPFILQVKDYNLELQKKLQLASTIDLTRKITVNSRYFDQNASSSTVSSPSTYSPGTNYTPMRNFSAQSDNSVFSTTNIDHSSPITPHMYTFNQFKNESACDSAISVNSLPNQVQNGNMPLPSNYQNMMLDERNKENQMPNPSSVEIPQRAKFMTTGIFQNTVELTNRASSISLSIRNQNSSQL, encoded by the coding sequence ATGAACCACTCAGAAGTGAAGGCTGGGCTAATCGTCACTGCAAAGCAGACATACTACCCAATTGAACTGTCCAACGCAGAACTACTCACCCATTACGAAACCATACAGGAGTACCACCAGGAAATCTCTCAAAATGTGTTGGTCCAATCTTCCAAGACAAAACCAGATATAAAATTAATCGATCAACAACCGGAGATGAATCCTCACCAAACTAGAGATGCCATAGTGACATTTTTGTATCAGCTCTCAGTGATGACTAGAGTAAGCAAtggtatattttttcacGCCGTCAGGTTTTACGATCGCTATTGCTCTAAGAGAGTGGTTTTAAAGGACCAGGCTAAACTTGTTGTGGGCACCTGCCTTTGGTTAGCGGCTAAGACTTGGGGTGGATGCAATCATATTATAAACAACGTTTCCATCCCCACAGGTGGTAGGTTCTACGGTCCCAATCCGAGAGCTCGTATACCACGTCTTTCCGAACTGGTTCATTATTGCGGCGGGTCCGACTTATTCGATGAATCAATGTTCATTCAAATGGAAAGACACATTTTGGACACTCTAAATTGGGATGTTTACGAGCCCATGATTAATGACTACATCTTGAATGTCGACGAAAATTGTTTGATACAATATGAACTTTATAAAAACCAGCTACAGAATAACAGCTGCAACAACAAAGAATGGTCGAACAAAAGAAAGTCACAGTCTTCTGATGACAGTGACGCCACAGTGGAAGAACACATAAGCAGTTCTCCACGAAACACCGGACTGGATGGCGATACGACTGCCATggacgaagatgaagaactCAATTCCAAAATCAAACTAATTAATTTGAAAAGGTTTCTGATTGATTTGTGCTCTTGGCAGTACGACTTGCTCAAGTATGAATTGTATGAAATTTGCAACGGTGCATTCTTCATAATAAACAAATTCACTAATCAAGATCAAGGtccatttctttctatGCCCATCGGTAATGATATAGACTCGAACACTCAGACGCAGATATTTAGTATTCTCATCAATGGCATAATCAATTCTCCCTCATCTTTGGTCGAAGTCTATAAGGAGCAATATGGTATAGTGCCTTTCATATTACAAGTGAAGGACTATAACTTGGAATTGCAAAAGAAACTGCAGCTGGCATCTACCATAGATCTAACAAGGAAAATTACCGTCAATTCTCGTTACTTCGACCAGAATGCCTCTTCATCAACAGTTTCTTCTCCAAGCACATATTCTCCAGGAACCAACTACACTCCAATGAGGAACTTTAGCGCACAATCAGACAACAGCGTCTTCAGTACCACTAACATTGATCATTCATCGCCAATCACTCCTCATATGTACACTTTTaatcaattcaaaaacGAAAGTGCTTGCGACAGTGCAATAAGTGTAAACAGTCTACCCAACCAGGTGCAAAACGGCAATATGCCATTACCGAGTAATTATCAAAACATGATGCTAGACGAAAGgaataaagaaaaccaaaTGCCCAACCCTTCATCCGTCGAAATACCGCAACGAGCAAAGTTTATGACGACAGGCATTTTCCAAAACACAGTAGAACTTACTAATAGAGCATCTTCGATATCACTATCGAtaagaaatcaaaacagTTCTCAACTGTGA
- the VTI1 gene encoding v-SNARE protein VTI1 (similar to Saccharomyces cerevisiae VTI1 (YMR197C); ancestral locus Anc_6.287): MSSLLTSYESDFKTTLEQAKASLSEAPSQQLSQRNSTLKQVEQQQDELFDLIDQMDVEVNNSISNASERATYKAKLREWKKAIQSDIKRPLQSLVDSGDRDRLFGDLNESNIDDDQRQQLLSNHAILQKSGDRLKDASRIANETEGIGSQIMMDLRSQRETLENARQTLFQADSYVDKSIKTLKTMARRLVANKFLSYAIIAVLILLILLVLFSKFK, translated from the coding sequence ATGAGTTCTTTACTAACATCGTACGAATCGGATTTCAAAACAACCTTAGAACAAGCCAAGGCGAGCTTATCAGAAGCTCCCTCGCAACAGCTATCGCAGAGAAATTCTACGTTAAAGCAGGTGGAGCAGCAACAGGATGAACTATTTGACTTGATAGATCAAATGGATGTGGAGGTCAATAACAGTATAAGCAATGCCTCAGAACGTGCTACGTACAAGGCGAAATTAAGGGAATGGAAAAAGGCAATACAGAGTGATATCAAAAGACCGCTGCAATCTTTAGTGGACTCGGGCGATCGTGATAGACTTTTTGGAGATCTTAATGAATCTAATATTGATGATGACCAAAGGCAGCAGCTGTTGAGTAACCATGCAATCTTACAAAAATCCGGAGATAGATTAAAGGACGCTAGCAGAATAGCAAACGAAACTGAAGGAATAGGGTCACAGATCATGATGGATTTAAGGTCACAGAGAGAGACTTTGGAAAATGCGAGGCAAACCCTGTTTCAAGCGGATTCATACGTGGACAAGAGTATAAAGACACTAAAAACAATGGCCAGAAGGCTGGTCGCAAACAAATTCTTAAGCTACGCCATTATTGCAGTGCTAATATTATTGATCCTACTGGTTTTGTTTTCGAAATTTAAATAA
- the ERG2 gene encoding C-8 sterol isomerase ERG2 (similar to Saccharomyces cerevisiae ERG2 (YMR202W); ancestral locus Anc_6.300), whose product MKCFPILLLIGAVGYFMNVLFTTWLPTNYMFDPKTLNQICNSVIAKHNTTADDFSTQVLLQDIRDALASHYGDEYINKYVDEEWVFNNAGGAMGQMIILHASVSEYLIIFGTAVGTEGHSGVHFADDYFTILHGTQTAALPYATEAEVYTPGMTHHLKKGYSKQYGMPGGSFALELAQGWIPCMLPFGFLDTFSSTLDLYTLYRTVYLTARDMGKNLLQNKKF is encoded by the coding sequence ATGAAGTGTTTCCCAATCCTTTTGTTGATCGGTGCTGTAGGCTACTTTATGAACGTGCTGTTCACCACTTGGTTGCCTACCAACTACATGTTTGATCCAAAGACTTTGAACCAAATATGTAACTCGGTCATCGCCAAACACAATACAACAGCGGACGATTTCTCCACTCAGGTCCTACTGCAAGACATTAGAGACGCACTTGCCTCTCACTATGGGGACGAATACATCAACAAGTACGTCGATGAGGAATGGGTCTTCAACAACGCTGGTGGTGCCATGGGCCAAATGATCATCCTCCATGCATCTGTATCCGAGTACTTAATCATATTCGGCACGGCTGTCGGCACAGAAGGTCACTCAGGTGTCCACTTCGCCGATGACTACTTCACCATCTTACATGGCACTCAAACCGCCGCCTTGCCATATGCGACCGAGGCAGAAGTCTACACCCCTGGTATGACCCATCACTTGAAGAAGGGCTACTCCAAGCAATACGGCATGCCTGGTGGCTCCTTTGCCTTAGAATTAGCTCAAGGCTGGATCCCATGCATGCTGCCATTCGGATTCTTGGACACTTTCTCCAGTACCCTTGATTTGTACACTTTATACAGAACTGTCTACTTGACTGCCAGGGACATGGGTAAGAATTTGTTGCAAAACAAGAAGTTTTAA
- the SKDI13G3260 gene encoding uncharacterized protein (similar to Saccharomyces cerevisiae YMR196W; ancestral locus Anc_6.286): MNKLRDKFVDSTVEEERLRENRSHKKYWYRWGPYLSERSWATVREDYSLNGDAWSNFPFEHANARVFRWGEDGLFGVSDNKQLVCMNVALWNGKDERLKERLFGLTGPQGNHGEDVKELYFYLDNTPTHSYMKALYKYPFKKAFPYEELVQKNAERGYEDKEFEVYDIDGLYRDNDTDDNPYFDTFFEMAKSDENPSELNFRLTIHNRSKIDSGELYVAPQIFFRNTWAFDGTRTKDKPLLERDSEATNLISMTHKKYGNCQMVFQPSPGGFSSNGMKGKEEDDEEVEDIDPLLLFTDNESNLIKLFNEEKNPSEYTKDAFEEYLVHGKSDAVNPENKGTKACAVYHFKNIPPGEYVTVRYKFTNDPENSIFKAQNLAVVDEDEFDLVFDDREGEADNFYWRITPLSISDELRNLQRQAFSGLLWTKQFYNFTYDAWYNGDANIKPRPPPNRANGRNKNWKHLYIEDILSMPDKWEYPFFASWDTAFHCIPLAMIDPEFAKRQLDLLTREWYMHPNGQIPAYEWNFNDVNPPVHAWAVYRVFKIERNMYNREDRTFLERVFQKLLLNFTWWVNRKDTEGKNVFEGGFLGLDNIGVFNRSEPLPTGGTLEQADSTGWMAFFSLQMLNIALELAKENSVYEDIASKFFEHFILISDSMSFEYATDITGEKCKNVIKQNLWNETDKFYYDAISWGDHKEQLPIRSLVGLIPLYASMTLEPSIIKQFPGFKKRVDWFVNNRPEIFGRNIASMSKKGVGERLLLSLVTKERLTAILRRLLDETEFLSPYGIRSLSKYHEKHPFEMNVNGVEYMVKYLPGESDSGMFGGNSNWRGPIWFPTSFLIMEALQRFYLYYGSDFKVECPVGSGDYLNLAEVAEELGYRMIHLFVPDENGERAVHYGDHSKFLSTDPYFKDYVQFFEYFDGDTGRGLGASHQCGWTALVAKWVSDVGISCVRLPRTPRSSVATTASTESSEEGYKMKRMARRKSAKSLVNYTATILDLTEEEKRHHRIGGTHSGLTPQSSISSDKARHLMEEMNEEEGIHEIVVPEDRHDFETKLIGKLKNKVKNMKVTDKAKDEDIDPMDPMSPLNKDLS; encoded by the coding sequence ATGAACAAGTTAAGAGACAAATTTGTAGACTCTAcagtagaagaagaaagattgCGCGAAAACCGCAGCCATAAGAAATATTGGTACCGGTGGGGTCCTTACCTGAGTGAGAGAAGTTGGGCCACTGTCCGTGAAGACTATTCCTTAAACGGAGATGCCTGGTCCAATTTTCCCTTCGAACATGCCAATGCAAGAGTGTTCCGGTGGGGTGAAGATGGGTTATTCGGTGTCTCTGATAACAAGCAATTGGTGTGTATGAACGTCGCGCTATGGAACGGTAAGGATGAGAGGTTGAAGGAAAGGTTATTCGGGTTGACTGGGCCGCAGGGAAACCATGGCGAGGATGTTAAGGAATTGTACTTTTATTTGGATAATACCCCCACTCATTCATACATGAAGGCTTTGTACAAGTATCCCTTCAAAAAGGCTTTTCCGTATGAAGAGTTAGTGCAGAAGAATGCGGAGAGAGGGTACGAAGACAAGGAATTCGAAGTTTATGATATAGATGGGTTGTACCGTGATAACGACACAGATGATAACCCTTATTTTGATACCTTTTTCGAAATGGCCAAAAGCGACGAAAACCCCAGTGAACTGAACTTCCGGTTGACTATACATAATCGAAGTAAAATCGACTCCGGTGAGCTGTACGTAGCTCCCCAAATCTTCTTTAGAAATACCTGGGCTTTCGATGGTACTAGAACAAAAGACAAACCTCTCCTTGAGAGGGACTCGGAAGCCACAAACTTAATCAGTATGACTCACAAGAAATACGGTAATTGTCAAATGGTCTTCCAGCCATCTCCAGGTGGGTTCTCTTCTAATGGAatgaaaggaaaagaagaagatgatgaagaggtGGAAGATATTGATCCTTTATTGCTATTTACTGATAATGAGTCGAATCTTATAAAGCTGTTtaatgaagagaaaaaccCCTCTGAGTACACAAAGGAcgcttttgaagaatatctTGTTCACGGTAAAAGTGATGCCGTAAATCCTGAAAATAAAGGCACAAAGGCGTGCGCGGTTTATcacttcaaaaatattccGCCAGGCGAGTATGTTACGGTGAGATATAAATTTACAAACGACCCCGAAAACTCTATCTTCAAGGCACAAAACCTGGCCGTCgtggatgaagatgagTTTGATTTGGTTTTCGATGATCGAGAAGGGGAAGCTGATAACTTTTATTGGAGAATCACACCTTTATCAATCAGTGATGAACTAAGGAACCTTCAAAGACAGGCTTTCTCTGGTTTACTATGGACCAAACAGTTTTACAATTTCACCTATGATGCTTGGTACAATGGTGATGCGAACATCAAACCACGACCTCCGCCTAATAGGGCTAACGGTAGAAATAAAAACTGGAAACATCTTTACATCGAAGATATCCTGTCGATGCCTGACAAATGGGAATACCCATTTTTCGCTTCATGGGATACTGCCTTCCATTGCATTCCTTTGGCCATGATTGACCCAGAATTTGCCAAGAGGCAATTGGACTTATTAACAAGAGAGTGGTACATGCATCCTAACGGTCAAATTCCCGCATACGAATGGAACTTCAATGATGTCAACCCACCTGTCCATGCATGGGCCGTATATCGTGTTTTCAAGATTGAAAGGAACATGTATAACCGTGAAGACCGTACATTTTTGGAACGGGTTTTCCAAAAGCTTTTGCTGAATTTTACGTGGTGGGTAAACAGAAAAGATACCGAAGGTAAAAATGTCTTTGAAGGTGGGTTCTTGGGTCTTGATAATATTGGTGTATTCAATAGGTCAGAACCATTACCCACTGGTGGTACTCTAGAACAAGCTGATTCCACAGGCTGGATGGCCTTCTTCAGTTTACAAATGCTAAACATTGCATTGGAATTggccaaagaaaattcagtTTATGAGGACATTGCCTCTAAATTCTTCGAACATTTCATCTTGATCAGTGATTCTATGTCATTTGAATATGCTACAGACATTACAGGagaaaaatgtaaaaatgTTATAAAGCAAAATCTATGGAATGAGACAGATAAGTTCTATTATGATGCCATTTCCTGGGGCGACCACAAAGAACAGCTACCAATTAGGTCTCTTGTGGGTTTAATTCCACTATATGCTTCTATGACTTTAGAACCAAGTATCATAAAACAATTTCCAGGTTTCAAAAAGAGAGTTGATTGGTTTGTGAACAATCGTCCAGAGATCTTTGGTAGAAACATTGCTTCAATGTCAAAAAAGGGTGTTGGTGAAAGATTACTATTGTCCCTGGTTACCAAAGAAAGATTGACTGCCATATTGAGACGGCTGTTGGATGAAACCGAGTTTTTGTCACCATATGGCATAAGATCTCTTTCCAAATATCACGAAAAGCATCCATTTGAGATGAATGTAAATGGTGTTGAATATATGGTCAAATACTTGCCAGGTGAATCTGATTCAGGTATGTTCGGCGGTAATTCTAACTGGAGGGGACCGATTTGGTTCCCCACTAGTTTTTTGATTATGGAAGCATTGCAAAGATTTTATTTGTACTACGGTTCAGACTTTAAGGTCGAATGTCCCGTAGGCTCAGGTGATTATTTGAATCTAGCAGAAGTTGCTGAAGAGCTTGGGTATCGCATGATTCACCTGTTCGTTCCAGACGAAAATGGGGAGCGTGCCGTCCATTATGGTGATCattccaaatttttatcTACAGATCCGTATTTTAAGGACTACGTACAATTTTTCGAATACTTCGATGGTGACACCGGGAGAGGTCTCGGTGCTTCGCACCAGTGTGGTTGGACAGCTCTTGTTGCCAAATGGGTTAGCGATGTAGGTATATCCTGTGTAAGGCTGCCTCGTACGCCAAGATCATCTGTGGCAACGACAGCTTCAACAGAAAGCTCTGAGGAGGGATATAAGATGAAGAGAATGGCAAGACGTAAGAGTGCGAAATCTTTAGTCAACTACACCGCCACTATTTTGGACCTTACGGAAGAAGAGAAACGTCATCACAGAATAGGCGGCACCCATTCTGGTTTGACACCACAAAGCAGTATTTCAAGTGACAAGGCAAGACATCTAATGGAGGAAATGAATGAAGAGGAAGGTATCCATGAAATTGTGGTTCCAGAAGATCGTCATGACTTTGAAACAAAACTAATAGGCaagctgaaaaataaagtgaAAAACATGAAGGTAACTGACAAAGCTAAAGATGAGGATATAGATCCAATGGACCCAATGAGTCCTTTGAATAAGGATCTATCGTAA
- the RAD14 gene encoding DNA repair protein RAD14 (similar to Saccharomyces cerevisiae RAD14 (YMR201C); ancestral locus Anc_6.296) — translation MHAVNQSEKSSMLANAGAVPSYGDGSSDNSNRDAAVPHKRPLEKIRPSIRRQDYIEYDFATMQNLNGGYINPKDKVPNPGFAEDEDVESEFGSKKQKTLQDWKREQLERKMLYENAPPPEHISKAPKCVECHFNIEMDPVLHDIFKLQVCKQCAKELPEKYSLLTKTECKEDYFLTDPELNDEDLFRRLEKPNPHSGTFARMQLFVRCEVEAFAFKKWGGEDGLDKEWQRREEGKSQRREKKYEKKIKEMRLKTRAQEYTNRLREKKHGKAHIHHFSAPIDGGIDEDGYQIQRRRCTDCGLETEEIDI, via the coding sequence ATGCATGCGGTAAACCAAAGTGAAAAATCGTCTATGCTTGCCAATGCTGGTGCTGTCCCATCTTATGGTGACGGGAGTTCTGATAATAGTAACAGAGATGCGGCAGTGCCGCATAAGAGACctttagaaaaaatcagGCCTAGTATAAGGAGGCAAGACTACATTGAATATGACTTTGCCACTATGCAAAACTTGAACGGTGGTTACATCAACCCTAAGGACAAGGTTCCGAACCCCGGTTTTGctgaagacgaagatgtTGAATCTGAATTTGGATCTAAGAAGCAAAAGACACTACAAGACTGGAAAAGGGAACAATTAGAGCGCAAAATGCTGTATGAGAATGCTCCACCTCCAGAACATATCTCGAAAGCGCCGAAATGTGTTGAATGTCATTTTAACATTGAGATGGACCCTGTTTTACATGACATATTCAAGCTGCAGGTCTGCAAACAGTGTGCTAAAGAGCTTCCAGAGAAATATTCCCTGCTGACGAAGACAGAATGCAAGGAAGACTATTTTCTAACGGACCCCGAATTGAACGATGAAGATCTCTTTCGCAGACTTGAAAAGCCAAATCCTCATTCTGGTACATTTGCGAGGATGCAATTGTTTGTTAGATGTGAAGTGGAGGCCTTTGCGTTCAAGAAGTGGGGTGGGGAAGACGGTTTGGACAAGGAATGGCAGCGACgtgaagaaggaaaatctCAGAggagagagaaaaaatacgagaagaaaatcaaggaaATGCGACTGAAAACAAGAGCTCAAGAATATACCAACAGGCTAAGAGAGAAGAAGCACGGGAAAGCACATATCCATCATTTCAGTGCCCCCATTGATGGGggaattgatgaagatggttatcaaattcaaaggcGAAGATGTACAGATTGCGGGTTagaaactgaagaaattgacaTTTAG
- the CIK1 gene encoding Cik1p (similar to Saccharomyces cerevisiae CIK1 (YMR198W) and VIK1 (YPL253C); ancestral locus Anc_6.289) yields the protein MNNSKIPKLSLHSDHSGNTRDTFKNKRQKVQKKEMDMVLTPNNNKLNILQGSRSGIRRCFTDDPSAVNKKKLTFGGDPKVIERVKNNERKVRRDIDSLLNAISEIEKESVRVHDRELPTITSELDAKVRSCRELQNEIDRLSTDMDLKDSQCDLQGRNAELSSKNIMFMHAVKVQEFENDLEEELSNAKREWTYKLMEVENLKPDEKLTDEMRQLKTEFEDVNRKLFILQNENEKNCREHENELNKKFGVFKKTKDDARIELLEEQERLSKTLKELQNTHDKLEENIIACADEFDKFKQKIKEAEDVFHAMELAIVPLQKKLAVTSQALAQIQEGRKQVEGKANSWKKKYANELDKVQQELFTRQNLATSIEEIKGHARCFAYANERDMPNEFRINYVDQCILQDSGEKRVQAFDRVILEEIHKDHKRLFNECMPFLEKYISKLVNCSITMISEQHAAPIKMTLLEQLIKHYGEGYNMTLKTLRFDGSIKGNDVELKNLATIKNMSQDEECVCVLTLDTRLEKEEESHSMNIYISSMTTSQLSKALDEAPSLLSHVLTKSKQCFVFKINAGENIEKTLALASKLKRVIRLPQLD from the coding sequence ATGAACAATTCCAAAATACCCAAACTTTCTCTTCATAGTGATCATAGCGGTAATACTCGAGATAccttcaaaaacaaacgccaaaaagttcaaaaaaaagagatggACATGGTACTTACGCccaataacaataaattgaatatattaCAGGGCTCCCGGTCTGGAATACGGCGTTGTTTCACAGATGATCCTTCTGCtgtaaataaaaagaaattgaccTTTGGTGGAGATCCCAAGGTTATTGAAAGAGTGAAGAACAATGAGCGCAAAGTTAGAAGGGACATAGATTCGTTATTGAATGCTATttctgaaattgaaaaggaatccGTCCGTGTTCATGACAGAGAACTACCTACAATAACGTCAGAATTAGATGCTAAGGTCAGATCATGTAGAGAATTACagaatgaaattgataGGCTATCAACAGATATGGACTTGAAGGACAGTCAATGTGACCTGCAAGGAAGGAATGCTGAATTATCgtcaaaaaatataatgtTTATGCATGCTGTAAAAGTCCAAGAGTTTGAGAACGATCTGGAAGAGGAGCTATCGAATGCCAAAAGGGAATGGACGTATAAGTTGATGGAGGTTGAAAATCTAAAACCTGATGAAAAGTTGACTGATGAAATGCGACAACTTAAAACAGAGTTTGAAGACGTAAATAGAAAGTTGTTTATTCTACAAAACGAGAATGAGAAGAATTGTAGAGAGCATGAAAAtgaattgaataaaaaatttgggGTATTTAAGAAAACCAAGGACGATGCCAGAATTGAGTTACTTGAGGAGCAAGAAAGGCTTTCAAAAACGCTAAAAGAGTTGCAAAACACCCATGATAAactagaagaaaatatcatcgCATGTGCAGACGAATTCGATAAATTTAAACAAAAGATTAAAGAGGCAGAAGACGTATTTCATGCAATGGAACTTGCTATCGTTCCCCTCCAAAAAAAGCTTGCTGTCACATCACAAGCATTGGCACAAATACAGGAAGGGAGAAAGCAAGTTGAGGGAAAAGCCAAtagttggaaaaaaaagtatgcGAATGAACTAGATAAAGTCCAACAGGAATTATTCACACGACAAAATCTAGCCACCTCaatagaagaaatcaaaggGCACGCCCGATGCTTTGCGTATGCTAATGAGCGAGACATGCCCAATGAGTTTCGCATCAACTACGTGGACCAGTGCATTCTCCAGGATAGCGGCGAAAAACGTGTACAAGCGTTTGATAGAGTAATCCTGGAAGAGATTCACAAGGATCACAAGCGTTTATTTAACGAGTGCATGccatttttagaaaaatacaTTAGCAAATTAGTCAATTGCAGCATTACGATGATCTCGGAGCAACATGCAGCGCCTATAAAGATGACTTTACTAGAACAGTTAATCAAGCACTACGGTGAGGGGTACAACATGACGTTGAAAACATTGCGCTTCGATGGAAGCATCAAAGGGAATGACgttgaattgaaaaacctGGCAACGATCAAAAATATGTCgcaagatgaagaatgcGTGTGTGTCTTGACTTTAGATACCCGactggaaaaagaagaagagtcccattcaatgaatatatacatCAGTAGTATGACCACTTCGCAGTTAAGTAAAGCGCTCGACGAGGCTCCCTCATTGCTTTCGCATGTGCTTACTAAATCAAAGCAGTGTTTCGTTTTCAAGATCAACGCTGGTGAAAACATCGAGAAGACTCTGGCCCTAGCGAGCAAACTGAAAAGAGTAATACGATTACCTCAGCTGGATTGA
- the ROT1 gene encoding Rot1p (similar to Saccharomyces cerevisiae ROT1 (YMR200W); ancestral locus Anc_6.294) has protein sequence MWSKKLTSKKLILSCCLFIQNIHCEDESSSLYGTWSSKSNQVFTGPGFYDPVDELLIEPSLPGLSYSFTEDGWFEEATYQVTGNPRDPACPKASLIFQHGTYNISENGTLVLNPVEVDGRQLFSDPCSDDGVSTYTRYNQTETFKEYAVGIDPYHGIYKLQLYQFDGTPMQPLYLAYRPPMMLPTETLNPTASASSTDEASSNEKRSLRALVRRSLENRHKTNAVRRQNTSFLASNAIWYISAGMLGVGSLLFLAF, from the coding sequence ATGTGGTCGAAAAAACTTACCTCTAAGAAGCTAATCTTGAGCTGTTGTTTGttcattcaaaacattCACTGTGAAGACGAAAGCAGCTCCTTGTACGGTACATGGTCATCCAAATCCAACCAAGTCTTCACAGGACCAGGATTTTATGATCCCGTAGACGAACTGTTGATAGAACCCTCGTTGCCTGGTCTCAGTTACTCATTTACCGAAGATGGTTGGTTTGAAGAAGCCACGTACCAAGTGACTGGTAATCCTCGTGATCCAGCTTGCCCCAAGGCTTCgttgatttttcaacatgGTACGTATAACATTTCAGAAAACGGTACTTTAGTTTTAAATCCTGTTGAAGTGGACGGTAGGCAATTATTCAGCGATCCATGCAGTGATGATGGGGTTTCCACTTATACTAGATACAATCAAACAGAGactttcaaagaatatgcAGTAGGTATAGATCCTTACCATGGTATTTACAAGTTACAATTGTACCAATTTGATGGTACTCCAATGCAGCCGTTATACTTGGCTTATAGACCGCCAATGATGTTACCAACAGAAACATTGAATCCGACTGCCTCTGCCAGCAGCACTGATGAAGCGTCCTCTAATGAGAAAAGGTCACTAAGAGCTTTGGTAAGAAGAAGCCTAGAAAACAGACACAAGACGAATGCCGTTAGAAGACAAAATACCTCATTTTTAGCCTCCAATGCTATTTGGTATATTTCTGCAGGCATGCTCGGTGTTGgttcattattatttttagcATTCTAA